The Humulus lupulus chromosome 4, drHumLupu1.1, whole genome shotgun sequence genome has a window encoding:
- the LOC133832155 gene encoding protein FAR1-RELATED SEQUENCE 5-like, with amino-acid sequence MRTNQRCESMNSSIKKFLHASYSLREFVTLIDVAMTKLRHVEREDDYNSRHSSPPILGPKNALKTYHEQCAKLYTRNMYYKVADQIKAEHAYFVNNCEDNGESFSYSLSKFQHEDRVYNVHYHPQEETFTCHCLLFETDGYLCRHIWPVMKYRHMKIVPQSLLLKRWSKNAKADLPLELKQHSIEKQQLFEMARQASLALDTNLLSYYACKSEQSYTKAKQEVATLTAMFKDAVPLESNTADSDSGRYQTYQENENITRDPTPCRTKGSAYAGNNRDNVTIDMSDGAVKTKRKCSNCYSADHNRRTCPQLVGLPLPHSQQPSPSNRA; translated from the coding sequence ATGCGGACCAACCAAAGATGTGAGTCCATGAattcaagtattaaaaaattcCTACATGCAAGTTATAGTCTCCGTGAATTCGTTACCTTGATTGATGTTGCTATGACAAAGTTGAGGCACGTCGAGAGAGAAGATGATTACAATAGTCGACACAGTAGTCCTCCAATACTaggtcccaaaaatgctcttaagaCGTACCATGAGCAATGTGCCAAATTATACACTAGAAATATGTACTATAAAGTGGCTGATCAAATCAAAGCGGAACATGCGTACTTTGTCAACAATTGTGAAGACAACGGTGAATCATTCTCCTACAGTTTGTCAAAGTTCCAACACGAGGATAGAGTGTACAACGTTCATTACCACCCACAAGAGGAGACATTCACCTGTCACTGCTTGCTTTTTGAGACAGACGGCTATCTATGTAGACATATTTGGCCCGTAATGAAATACCGTCATATGAAGATAGTACCACAGTCTCTCCTGCTGAAACGGTGGAGTAAGAATGCAAAAGCAGACCTCCCCCTCGAACTAAAGCAACACTCCATAGAAAAGCAACAGTTATTTGAAATGGCTAGGCAGGCATCCCTCGCTTTGGATACAAACTTGTTGAGCTATTATGCTTGCAAGTCTGAGCAATCTTACACCAAAGCGAAACAAGAAGTGGCAACACTAACTGCAATGTTCAAGGATGCAGTTCCATTGGAATCAAACACCGCTGACAGCGACTCGGGACGATATCAAACCTATCAAGAAAATGAAAACATTACCAGGGACCCAACACCTTGTAGAACTAAAGGATCCGCCTATGCAGGAAACAATAGGGACAATGTTACGATAGATATGTCGGATGGAGCCGTTAAAACTAAAAGGAAGTGTTCGAACTGTTATTCTGCAGACCACAATCGAAGAACATGCCCTCAGCTGGTCGGTCTACCACTTCCTCACAGTCAACAACCCTCACCAAGTAACAGAGCTTAG
- the LOC133832154 gene encoding protein FAR-RED IMPAIRED RESPONSE 1-like: MNQVGIRTSHIISHLAMQSGGYERMPCQLRDVYNKVAHVKRKEKRCTDSDGALGYLDCLSKRDPNFFIQYQCDVDNRLGNLFWADGYSRRDFVAFGEVIGFDTTYMTNKYNKPLKIILGVNHHFKTCIFGMASLNSEDEQTYFWLLDKFIECHNHVTPKVVVTDGDKAIKNAVLKYFPNATHRLCAWHLCTNALKISKDPRFLQGFQDVMYNYYTIEEFKQKWGELIHNFDLHSSQWCTNTYHSRRSWAET; the protein is encoded by the coding sequence ATGAACCAAGTTgggataagaacttcacacatcaTCTCCCACTTGGCAATGCAGTCTGGTGGGTATGAAAGGATGCCTTGCCAGCTACGAGACGTTTACAACAAGGTCGCCCATgtcaaaagaaaagagaaaagatgTACAGATTCAGATGGTGCTTTGGGATATTTGGATTGTCTGTCAAAGAGGGATCCAAATTTCTTCATTCAATATCAATGTGACGTGGACAACAGATTGGGGAACCTATTCTGGGCGGACGGATATTCTCGACGGGATTTCGTCGCATTCGGTGAGGTTATTGGATTTGACACAACATATATgacaaacaaatataataaaccCCTGAAAATTATTTTGGGCGTCAATCATCATTTCAAGACCTGCATATTTGGAATGGCTTCACTTAACTCCGAGGATGAGCAAACTTACTTTTGGTTGCTTGACAAATTTATTGAATGCCACAATCATGTAACACCAAAGGTTGTGGTGACAGATGGAGATAAAGCTATCAAAAATGCTGTCTTGAAGTACTTCCCAAATGCAACTCATCGGTTGTGTGCATGGCACCTGTGTACCAACGCTTTAAAAATTTCAAAAGACCCCAGATTCTTACAAGGATTTCAAGATGTCATGTACAACTATTACACAATAGAGGAATTCAAGCAAAAATGGGGGGAATTAATACACAATTTTGACCTCCATTCTAGCCAATGGTGCACCAACACTTATCACAGTCGTCGTTCATGGGCAGAGACATAG